A stretch of Aedes aegypti strain LVP_AGWG chromosome 2, AaegL5.0 Primary Assembly, whole genome shotgun sequence DNA encodes these proteins:
- the LOC5574846 gene encoding alpha-tocopherol transfer protein-like has product MIDDWPILPLGYDDRGRLVIMIKMGNFKVERFNNVDQIRMMMMILESYYEEEKMQVAGCVYVFEDTGLTMSHVAQWSLTDIKNFVDAVNHTIPMRIKEVHAVNLPRYAVAVAELCLGFASAKLKARVHCHRTMESLTKMVAQSMLPKEYGGEAPIADFKKQLRERLTKNRDIILGLDQMEVDQSKYATLWKDGGPSGDGACGTRDTFGVVGSFRKLNVD; this is encoded by the exons ATGATCGACGACTGGCCCATTTTGCCGCTAGGATACGACGATCGAGGACGATTAGTGATCATGATCAAGATGGGCAATTTCAAAGTGGAGCGGTTCAACAACGTTGACCAAATccggatgatgatgatgatattggAAAGTTACTACGAGGAGGAGAAGATGCAGGTCGCAGGGTGCGTTTACGTGTTCGAGGATACCGGGTTGACGATGAGTCACGTCGCTCAATGGTCCTTGACGGATATCAAGAATTTCGTAGACGCTGTGAACCACACCATTCCGATGAGGATCAAAGAAGTACACGCGGTGAATCTACCGAGGTATGCGGTGGCTGTTGCGGAGTTGTGTTTGGGGTTCGCAAGTGCAAAACTAAAAGCTCGAGTGCAT TGTCATCGTACCATGGAGTCGCTGACGAAAATGGTGGCGCAGTCCATGTTACCCAAGGAGTACGGTGGAGAAGCTCCCATAGCCGACTTCAAGAAGCAGCTTCGAGAACGTTTGACCAAAAATCGTGATATCATTTTGGGACTGGATCAAATGGAAGTTGATCAGTCCAAGTACGCAACGTTGTGGAAAGACGGAGGTCCGTCTGGGGATGGTGCTTGCGGTACGAGGGATACCTTCGGAGTAGTGGGAAGCTTCCGAAAGCTGAATGTTGATTAA